A window of the Thermoleophilia bacterium SCSIO 60948 genome harbors these coding sequences:
- the xseA gene encoding exodeoxyribonuclease VII large subunit, which produces MSGDSPLFGPEEVGFAPTGGAGAEEADPELSPDPDLPGPYPVGRWSMGFRDFLRQRPRILLIGELTGFKRARANAYFELRDTMGAVPCSIWNSDLDKLDLDPAALGEGVKVVVGGGPDFYPGGPHASPSFSFRATHMRLAGEGDLLAQLARLRRTLESEGLFEPQKLLGRPRLPKRIGVVTARNSAACADLLAGLERRGWRGTIVWADAPVQDRRASRAIGSALRGLAASDVEVAVVCRGGGSLADLWAFCDESLCRTVALLRLPVVAAVGHESDRTLIDDVAAVSCSTPTHAAEALVPLDVAAERTRVARDARLAARAGRHAILTRGRRLGELAGAPQRTLRAERSRLHQLLREVRASAGRGVIRRGSLAATHALVVSRKGTQAAGATVERARLRGLEQAVRAHDPQRTLERGYARVESAQGEPVTSAAAARRAGRFDVRFADDAVGVRADETEES; this is translated from the coding sequence GTGTCCGGAGACTCACCGCTGTTCGGTCCCGAGGAGGTCGGCTTCGCGCCGACCGGCGGCGCCGGCGCCGAGGAGGCCGACCCCGAGCTCTCGCCCGATCCGGACCTGCCGGGCCCGTACCCGGTCGGTCGCTGGTCGATGGGCTTTCGCGACTTCCTGCGCCAGCGCCCGCGGATCCTGCTGATCGGCGAGCTGACGGGGTTCAAGCGCGCTCGCGCCAACGCCTACTTCGAGCTTCGCGACACGATGGGCGCGGTTCCGTGCTCGATCTGGAACTCCGACCTCGACAAGCTCGACCTCGACCCGGCGGCGCTCGGCGAGGGGGTCAAGGTCGTCGTCGGAGGCGGCCCCGACTTCTACCCCGGCGGCCCGCACGCCTCGCCGAGCTTCTCCTTTCGCGCGACCCACATGCGGCTCGCCGGCGAGGGCGACCTGCTCGCTCAGCTCGCCCGGTTGCGTCGCACGCTCGAGTCCGAGGGACTGTTCGAGCCCCAGAAGCTGCTCGGGCGCCCGCGCCTGCCGAAGCGGATCGGCGTCGTCACGGCGCGCAACTCGGCGGCCTGCGCCGACCTGCTCGCCGGACTCGAGCGCCGTGGCTGGCGCGGGACGATCGTCTGGGCCGATGCCCCGGTGCAGGACCGCCGAGCCTCGCGCGCGATCGGCTCGGCGCTTCGCGGGCTCGCCGCCTCCGACGTCGAGGTCGCGGTCGTCTGTCGCGGCGGCGGCAGTCTCGCCGACCTGTGGGCGTTCTGCGACGAGTCGCTCTGCCGGACGGTCGCTCTGCTGCGACTGCCCGTGGTCGCCGCGGTCGGCCACGAGTCCGACCGGACGCTGATCGACGACGTGGCCGCGGTCTCGTGCTCGACCCCGACGCACGCCGCCGAGGCGCTCGTCCCGCTCGACGTCGCCGCCGAGCGCACCCGGGTCGCCCGCGACGCCCGACTCGCGGCCCGCGCCGGGCGGCACGCGATCCTGACCCGCGGCCGCCGGCTCGGCGAGCTCGCGGGAGCGCCTCAGCGAACGCTCCGCGCCGAGCGCTCGCGGCTGCACCAGCTGCTGCGCGAGGTCCGCGCCTCCGCGGGCCGTGGCGTCATCCGGCGCGGGTCGCTCGCCGCGACCCACGCGCTCGTCGTATCTCGCAAGGGCACGCAGGCGGCCGGCGCGACGGTCGAGCGGGCACGGCTTCGAGGGCTCGAGCAGGCGGTCAGGGCCCACGATCCGCAGCGCACGCTCGAGCGCGGCTACGCGCGCGTCGAGTCCGCGCAGGGCGAGCCGGTGACCAGCGCTGCGGCGGCGCGCCGGGCCGGACGCTTCGACGTCCGCTTCGCCGACGATGCTGTGGGCGTGCGAGCCGACGAGACGGAGGAGTCGTGA
- a CDS encoding MFS transporter → MTDATAQGPAAGGEKVTPAMRWTLVAMTLSASMILVDQTAVPIATPETVEDLNAAISDGQWILTANIVPLAAFLVLGGRLGDIYGLKRVFLIGAAMFAAATALAGFSQDLPMMLAARLIQGCGAALMMPTSVAIVSATFPLKRRGTALGILAGGSAFFAACGPVMGGLLTSIDWRLVFLINVPLALGAIALTLRHTPNLGAQTGAERVDVPGALTFAGAIGSLIFGLSQGQAIGWGTTEVIVSLSAFVVLLVAFVVVELRSSHPMIEFRLFRHANYLAANISQMLAGVVELGLGFLMPFFMLLVIGVDPAIAGIALIPSTLPIILAGPLAGRVFDKIGGRLPLTLGFLILAGSGVALAIAAGQQSIVALMPGLVLQGIGLGIVLTVNDPTGLTAVPDSDQGQAAGVINTTEQLGGAIGIAALLAVEIGYYKTKLFERLAEKGINPTEEQIAEAKGFILRAEREGLQNAYAEYGRKNEVVRTSFDDVLDAHIQGFELAFYVSSGVALVGALIMFVLVRKQSRTIGPVRHRRSRWRHAPAPGSSVDPSADDRPGATDPT, encoded by the coding sequence TTGACCGACGCGACGGCACAGGGTCCGGCCGCGGGCGGCGAGAAGGTCACCCCGGCGATGCGCTGGACGCTCGTCGCGATGACGCTCTCGGCGAGCATGATCCTCGTCGACCAGACCGCAGTCCCGATCGCCACGCCAGAGACCGTCGAGGACCTGAACGCCGCGATCTCCGACGGCCAGTGGATCCTGACCGCGAACATCGTTCCGCTCGCGGCGTTCCTCGTCCTCGGTGGGCGGCTCGGCGACATCTACGGGCTCAAGCGCGTCTTCCTGATCGGCGCCGCGATGTTCGCCGCCGCGACGGCGCTCGCCGGCTTCTCCCAGGACCTGCCGATGATGCTCGCCGCCCGGCTCATCCAGGGCTGCGGGGCGGCGCTGATGATGCCGACCTCGGTCGCGATCGTCTCGGCGACGTTCCCGCTGAAACGCCGCGGGACCGCGCTCGGGATCCTCGCCGGCGGCTCGGCGTTCTTCGCCGCCTGCGGCCCCGTGATGGGCGGCCTGCTCACGTCGATCGACTGGCGTCTCGTCTTCCTGATCAACGTCCCGCTGGCACTGGGCGCGATCGCGCTGACGCTCAGACACACCCCGAATCTCGGCGCTCAGACCGGGGCTGAGCGCGTCGACGTCCCCGGCGCCCTGACGTTCGCCGGGGCGATCGGGTCGTTGATCTTCGGCCTCAGCCAGGGCCAGGCGATCGGTTGGGGCACGACGGAGGTGATCGTCTCGCTGAGCGCCTTCGTCGTCCTGCTCGTCGCGTTCGTAGTCGTCGAGCTGCGCTCATCGCACCCGATGATCGAGTTCCGCCTCTTCCGCCACGCGAACTACCTCGCGGCGAACATCTCGCAGATGCTGGCCGGGGTCGTCGAGCTCGGTCTCGGTTTCCTGATGCCGTTCTTCATGCTGCTCGTGATCGGCGTCGACCCGGCGATCGCCGGCATCGCGCTGATCCCCTCCACGCTCCCGATCATCCTCGCGGGGCCACTCGCGGGGCGGGTCTTCGACAAGATCGGCGGGCGCCTGCCGTTGACCCTCGGTTTCCTGATCCTCGCGGGGTCGGGCGTGGCGCTGGCGATCGCCGCCGGCCAACAGTCGATCGTCGCGCTGATGCCGGGACTGGTCCTGCAGGGCATCGGCCTCGGGATCGTGCTCACGGTCAACGACCCGACCGGCCTGACCGCCGTACCCGACTCCGACCAGGGGCAGGCCGCCGGCGTCATCAACACGACCGAGCAGCTCGGCGGGGCGATCGGCATCGCCGCCCTGCTCGCGGTCGAGATCGGCTACTACAAGACGAAGCTCTTCGAGCGGCTGGCCGAGAAGGGGATCAACCCGACCGAGGAGCAGATCGCCGAGGCGAAGGGGTTCATCCTGCGCGCCGAGCGCGAGGGACTCCAAAACGCCTACGCCGAGTACGGGCGGAAGAACGAGGTCGTGCGGACGTCGTTCGACGATGTCCTCGATGCCCACATCCAGGGCTTCGAGCTCGCGTTCTACGTGTCGAGCGGCGTCGCGCTGGTCGGCGCGCTGATCATGTTCGTGCTGGTCCGAAAGCAGTCGCGGACGATCGGCCCGGTCCGACACCGGCGCTCACGCTGGCGCCACGCTCCCGCCCCGGGGAGCTCGGTCGATCCGTCCGCGGACGACCGCCCGGGCGCCACCGATCCGACCTGA
- the xseB gene encoding exodeoxyribonuclease VII small subunit codes for MTDPPQPDAPQPGEAEAAPSYESAVARLELIIARLDSGEAELRETLELCREAKGLIGFCKSELDAVSGELRELRLDELVGELDQG; via the coding sequence GTGACCGACCCGCCGCAACCGGACGCGCCGCAGCCGGGCGAGGCGGAAGCCGCGCCGAGCTACGAGTCCGCGGTGGCGCGGCTCGAGCTGATCATCGCCCGGCTCGACTCGGGCGAGGCCGAGCTTCGCGAGACGCTCGAGCTCTGCCGCGAGGCGAAGGGGCTGATCGGTTTCTGCAAGTCCGAGCTCGACGCCGTCTCGGGCGAGCTTCGCGAGCTGCGACTCGACGAGCTGGTCGGCGAGCTCGACCAGGGCTAG
- a CDS encoding MFS transporter: MRRVGDLFGRKWAFIGGLLGFSIASAIGGAAPSFEVLVAARALQGVFGAILAPSALAMLSTIFTAPEERGKAFGVFGAIAGSGASVGLLLGGVLTETLDWRWCLYVNLLLAIPAAIMAFRLLTNEVQPNRPKIDIPGTVTATGGLFALVYAFSNSETESWGHPVTIIGLVASAVLLFAFVMIERRTEHPLLPLRIVRDRTRSGVYAAMGLSGAAMFAVFLFLTYFMQQNLGLTPIQTGLGFLPMTILIMGFAILVNVKLLDRFGPRPLMFAGSLMGAAALVWFAQLEPNSSYAGHVLPGLVVMGIGMANIFAPGFQTATANVPQYDSGVASAMINTMQQVGGSLGTALLSSIFASAVTSYVASNPPSAGLEAAATVHGYTVAFWVGAGMFLLAATAVFVLIKPTRAQIEAIETGEAEPVPA, from the coding sequence ATACGTCGCGTCGGCGACCTCTTCGGCCGCAAGTGGGCGTTCATCGGCGGCCTGCTCGGCTTCTCGATCGCCTCGGCGATCGGCGGCGCGGCACCGTCGTTCGAGGTGCTGGTCGCGGCGCGCGCCCTGCAGGGCGTGTTCGGCGCGATCCTCGCCCCGAGCGCGCTGGCGATGCTCTCGACGATCTTCACCGCGCCCGAAGAGCGCGGCAAGGCGTTCGGCGTCTTCGGCGCGATCGCCGGCTCCGGCGCCTCGGTCGGTCTGCTGCTCGGCGGCGTTCTGACCGAGACGCTCGACTGGCGCTGGTGCCTCTACGTCAACCTGCTGCTCGCGATCCCCGCCGCGATCATGGCCTTCCGCCTGCTGACCAACGAGGTGCAGCCGAATCGGCCGAAGATCGACATCCCGGGCACGGTCACCGCGACCGGCGGCCTGTTCGCGCTCGTCTACGCGTTCTCTAACTCCGAGACCGAGTCCTGGGGCCACCCGGTGACGATCATCGGCCTCGTCGCCTCGGCGGTGCTGCTGTTCGCGTTCGTGATGATCGAGCGCCGCACCGAGCACCCGCTGCTGCCGCTTCGGATCGTCCGCGACCGGACGCGCTCGGGCGTCTACGCGGCGATGGGCCTGTCGGGCGCGGCGATGTTCGCCGTGTTTCTGTTCCTGACGTACTTCATGCAGCAGAACCTCGGCCTGACCCCGATCCAGACCGGCCTCGGCTTCCTGCCGATGACGATCCTGATCATGGGCTTCGCGATCCTCGTCAACGTCAAGCTGCTCGACCGGTTCGGGCCGCGTCCGCTGATGTTCGCCGGCTCGCTGATGGGCGCCGCGGCGCTCGTCTGGTTCGCCCAGCTCGAGCCGAACTCGAGCTATGCGGGCCACGTCCTCCCCGGCCTCGTGGTGATGGGCATCGGGATGGCGAACATCTTCGCCCCCGGGTTCCAGACCGCGACGGCGAACGTGCCGCAGTACGACTCCGGCGTCGCCTCGGCGATGATCAACACGATGCAGCAGGTCGGCGGCTCGCTCGGCACCGCGCTGCTCTCGTCGATCTTCGCCAGCGCCGTCACCTCCTACGTGGCGAGCAACCCGCCGAGCGCCGGGCTCGAGGCCGCGGCGACTGTCCATGGCTACACGGTCGCCTTCTGGGTCGGGGCGGGCATGTTCCTGCTCGCGGCGACCGCGGTCTTCGTCCTGATCAAGCCGACCCGCGCGCAGATCGAGGCGATCGAGACCGGCGAGGCCGAGCCCGTCCCGGCCTAG
- a CDS encoding GNAT family N-acetyltransferase: MAIREATEADAERLLELFRGYTTFYETDPPDSGLRELIRSQTAARDDEAFILVATDESDVPVGFAHCQWKWSSLRGARIPFLDDLFVDPDSRGGGHADALIEAIADRARAAGSPAVEWLTMPDNHRAQKVYNRVGGHSEELLEYSLDVE, translated from the coding sequence GTGGCGATCCGCGAGGCCACCGAGGCTGACGCCGAGCGTCTGCTCGAGCTCTTTCGCGGCTACACGACCTTCTACGAGACCGACCCGCCGGACTCCGGCCTGCGCGAGCTGATCCGCTCGCAGACCGCCGCGCGGGACGACGAGGCGTTCATCCTCGTGGCGACCGACGAGTCCGACGTGCCCGTCGGCTTCGCGCACTGCCAGTGGAAGTGGTCGAGCCTTCGCGGCGCGCGGATCCCGTTCCTCGACGACCTCTTCGTCGATCCGGACTCACGCGGTGGCGGCCATGCCGACGCGCTCATCGAGGCGATCGCCGACCGCGCCCGCGCCGCCGGCTCGCCGGCCGTCGAGTGGCTGACGATGCCCGACAACCACCGCGCGCAGAAGGTCTACAACCGCGTCGGCGGGCACAGCGAAGAGCTGCTCGAGTACTCGCTCGACGTCGAATAG
- a CDS encoding MFS transporter, which yields MTHREILEALSGLLLGLLVAILSSTIVTTALPQIVPDLGGSQTSFTWIVTATLLAMTVSVPIWGKLADLTDRKALVQTALVIYTVGSILAGLSQSVGWLIGARLIQGIGVGGLMSLTQVILSDLVSPRERGRYMGYLGATMAIGTVCGPLLGGVITDSALGWRGCFFVGLPIALAALLVLQTRLHLPAQAKRRVHIDVPGALLLSAGVSLLLIWVSFAGDSFDWASWQTAVMVPGSLLLVAAAVFAERRAPEPLVPLEMFANRTIVLAVIASGAVGVALFGTSVFLSQYMQLSRGYSPTASGLLTMPMAIGILVSSTLIGRRISRTGNYKPWMITGTVMLAVGLALMGTLDETTNLFELGGFMAIIGLGVGMTMQNLVLVVQNTVPRNRTGAASSLVAFTRTLFGTLGVAGLGAALAAKVSTSITSGLAEAGINAPAGGSGSVPQLDTLPDPVRQIVEHAYGVGTAGIFLIAAPLALIAILAVSLLPRVELGTKSGIDELREKERAELMAEPTMPPTSAPADHHVRPVAAAPR from the coding sequence ATGACCCACCGCGAGATCCTCGAGGCCCTCTCCGGTCTGCTGCTCGGCCTGCTCGTCGCGATCCTCTCCTCGACGATCGTCACCACCGCGCTGCCCCAGATCGTCCCCGACCTCGGCGGCAGCCAGACCTCCTTCACCTGGATCGTCACCGCGACCCTGCTCGCGATGACCGTCTCCGTGCCGATCTGGGGCAAGCTCGCGGATCTGACCGACCGCAAGGCGCTCGTCCAGACGGCGCTCGTCATCTACACGGTCGGCTCGATCCTCGCCGGCCTCTCGCAGTCGGTCGGCTGGCTGATCGGCGCTCGCCTGATCCAGGGCATCGGCGTCGGCGGCCTGATGAGCCTGACGCAGGTGATCCTCTCCGACCTCGTCTCGCCCCGCGAGCGCGGCCGCTACATGGGCTACCTCGGCGCGACGATGGCGATCGGGACCGTCTGCGGCCCGCTGCTCGGCGGCGTCATCACGGACTCCGCGCTCGGCTGGCGCGGCTGCTTCTTCGTCGGCCTGCCGATCGCGCTCGCCGCGCTCCTCGTCCTCCAGACGCGCCTCCACCTCCCCGCCCAGGCCAAGCGCCGCGTCCACATCGACGTCCCCGGCGCACTGCTGCTGTCGGCCGGTGTCTCGCTGCTGCTGATCTGGGTCTCGTTCGCGGGTGACTCGTTCGACTGGGCCTCGTGGCAGACGGCGGTGATGGTCCCGGGCAGCCTGCTGCTCGTCGCCGCAGCCGTCTTCGCCGAGCGCCGAGCCCCTGAACCGCTCGTCCCGCTCGAGATGTTCGCCAACCGCACGATCGTCCTCGCCGTGATCGCGAGCGGCGCGGTCGGCGTGGCGCTGTTCGGAACCTCGGTCTTCCTCAGCCAGTACATGCAGCTCTCGCGCGGCTACAGCCCGACCGCGTCCGGCCTGCTGACGATGCCGATGGCGATCGGGATCCTCGTTTCCTCGACGCTGATCGGACGGCGGATCTCGCGGACCGGCAACTACAAGCCGTGGATGATCACCGGGACGGTGATGTTGGCCGTGGGCCTCGCGCTGATGGGCACGCTCGACGAGACGACGAACCTGTTCGAGCTCGGCGGCTTCATGGCGATCATCGGCCTCGGCGTCGGGATGACGATGCAGAACCTCGTGCTCGTCGTCCAGAACACCGTGCCGCGGAACCGCACCGGAGCCGCGAGCTCGCTCGTCGCGTTCACCAGGACGCTGTTCGGCACGCTCGGCGTTGCCGGGCTCGGGGCGGCGCTCGCGGCGAAGGTCTCGACGTCGATCACAAGCGGTCTCGCCGAGGCCGGGATCAACGCGCCGGCCGGCGGCTCGGGATCGGTCCCCCAGCTCGACACCCTCCCGGACCCGGTCCGCCAGATCGTCGAGCACGCCTACGGCGTAGGCACCGCCGGGATCTTCCTGATCGCAGCCCCGCTCGCGCTGATCGCGATCCTCGCGGTGTCCCTCCTACCGCGCGTCGAGCTCGGCACGAAGAGCGGGATCGACGAGCTGCGTGAGAAGGAGCGGGCCGAGTTGATGGCGGAGCCAACCATGCCGCCCACGAGCGCCCCGGCCGACCATCACGTTCGGCCCGTCGCAGCCGCCCCGCGTTAG
- a CDS encoding serine/threonine protein kinase, which yields MDLPDRETGANPGVPGEFMLLRRGETLRDGRYVLERRLGAGGMAAVWLARDELLGRDVAIKLISEMIVGESAWMERFRREARVAAGLSHPNLVDVYDFEPQGPRPYLVMAHIPGGTLADRLKAGDPPEPRRLASELLAALEHMHAAGVLHRDVKTSNVMLSADGSAKLGDFGISRPRDAPAVTNPGQVLGSARYMAPEVMAGEEFTERADLYSTGIVLGELLRERPDAELEAIAAEMADDVPERRPASARQVRRRIEAAPAARGEDRTATTRAVAAPVPAVEPEPEPSPPPREPAVSEPSRRGPSTPPQGFVPPPPITRRSPLLPRIAAVIALAAIVVVGLVLALSGGGGESGSDSGGGSADSGGASSGSGSSGSSGSDSSATDSSGSGSGSDSGGGATGDTFSPEDVVPVPSGNNPDLAAQLDAEGKSLIDGGDPEAAIPILRRAVVASDPEVGDTYAFALYNLGNALRLSGRYREAVAVLEQRLEVPNQVEAVQAELDLAKAEAAQ from the coding sequence GTGGACCTCCCCGATCGCGAGACCGGTGCGAACCCCGGCGTGCCGGGCGAGTTCATGCTGCTCCGCCGCGGCGAGACCCTGCGCGACGGGCGCTACGTCCTCGAGCGCCGGTTGGGAGCGGGCGGGATGGCGGCGGTGTGGCTGGCCCGCGACGAGCTGCTCGGCCGCGACGTCGCGATCAAGCTGATCTCGGAGATGATCGTCGGCGAGTCGGCGTGGATGGAGCGCTTCCGCCGCGAGGCGCGCGTCGCCGCCGGCCTCTCGCACCCGAACCTCGTCGACGTCTACGACTTCGAGCCCCAGGGGCCGCGGCCCTACCTCGTGATGGCGCACATCCCCGGTGGCACGCTCGCCGACCGGTTGAAGGCCGGCGACCCGCCCGAGCCGCGCAGGCTCGCGAGCGAGCTGCTCGCCGCGCTCGAGCACATGCACGCGGCCGGCGTACTCCACCGCGACGTCAAGACATCGAACGTGATGCTGAGCGCCGACGGGTCGGCGAAGCTCGGTGACTTCGGGATCTCGCGGCCGCGCGACGCGCCGGCCGTCACGAACCCCGGCCAGGTCCTGGGGTCGGCCCGCTACATGGCGCCCGAGGTCATGGCGGGCGAGGAGTTCACGGAGCGCGCCGACCTCTACTCGACCGGGATCGTGCTCGGGGAGCTGCTGCGCGAGCGCCCGGACGCGGAGCTGGAGGCGATCGCGGCGGAGATGGCCGACGACGTGCCGGAGCGGCGCCCGGCCTCCGCGCGCCAGGTGCGCAGGCGGATCGAGGCGGCGCCGGCGGCCCGTGGCGAGGACCGCACCGCGACGACGCGCGCGGTGGCCGCGCCGGTGCCCGCGGTCGAGCCCGAGCCCGAACCGTCGCCTCCGCCTCGGGAGCCGGCAGTTTCGGAGCCCTCGCGACGCGGTCCCTCGACGCCGCCGCAGGGCTTCGTCCCGCCGCCGCCGATCACGCGGCGCAGCCCGCTGCTGCCACGAATCGCGGCGGTCATCGCGTTGGCGGCCATCGTCGTCGTAGGGCTCGTCCTCGCGCTGTCGGGCGGCGGCGGCGAATCGGGTTCGGACTCGGGCGGTGGGTCCGCGGACTCCGGGGGCGCGAGCTCGGGGTCCGGTTCCTCGGGCTCCTCGGGATCCGATTCCTCGGCCACGGATTCTTCGGGCTCGGGTTCGGGTTCGGATTCGGGGGGCGGCGCGACCGGCGACACGTTCTCGCCCGAAGACGTCGTGCCGGTCCCGAGCGGGAACAATCCGGACCTCGCCGCGCAACTCGACGCGGAGGGCAAGAGTCTGATCGACGGCGGCGACCCGGAGGCCGCGATCCCGATCCTGCGCCGGGCCGTCGTCGCTTCCGATCCCGAGGTCGGCGACACCTACGCGTTCGCGCTCTACAACCTCGGCAACGCGCTGCGGCTATCCGGTCGCTATCGCGAGGCGGTCGCCGTGCTCGAGCAGCGCCTCGAGGTGCCGAACCAGGTCGAGGCGGTGCAGGCCGAGCTCGACCTCGCGAAGGCCGAAGCGGCTCAGTAG
- a CDS encoding ImmA/IrrE family metallo-endopeptidase produces MSPPDVEEIEVRAEQVLARVPEWMWDGETLPVPVETIADSHYGILVRDVADLGAAPGCPPLAEGQSLSGLLLAARGEIWVNAAEAREWPGRRRFTIGHELGHWEMHRSGQQSLFCRKAQVAPEDAKADTRPALPVTEEEANAFAAALLMPRHHLREVYGADRDFARLCARFGTSAAAMGKRLHDVVPRS; encoded by the coding sequence GTGAGCCCGCCCGACGTCGAGGAGATCGAGGTACGAGCCGAGCAGGTTCTCGCCCGGGTTCCGGAATGGATGTGGGATGGCGAGACGCTCCCCGTCCCGGTCGAGACGATCGCCGACTCGCACTACGGGATCCTCGTCCGCGACGTGGCCGACCTCGGCGCCGCGCCCGGCTGCCCGCCGCTCGCCGAGGGCCAGTCGCTTTCCGGGCTGCTGCTCGCCGCCCGCGGCGAGATCTGGGTCAACGCCGCCGAGGCGCGCGAGTGGCCGGGACGGCGGCGGTTCACGATCGGCCACGAGCTCGGCCACTGGGAGATGCACCGCAGCGGTCAGCAGTCGCTGTTCTGCCGCAAGGCACAGGTGGCGCCCGAGGACGCGAAGGCCGACACCCGGCCGGCGCTTCCGGTGACCGAGGAGGAGGCGAACGCGTTCGCCGCGGCGCTGCTCATGCCGCGCCATCACCTGCGCGAGGTCTACGGCGCCGATCGCGACTTCGCCCGTCTGTGCGCGCGCTTCGGCACGTCGGCGGCCGCGATGGGTAAGCGGCTGCACGACGTCGTCCCGCGCTCCTAG
- a CDS encoding DUF2171 domain-containing protein, which yields MSDLGAPASYLTLADGTDVFSSDGEKVGRVEHVLADEEVDIFDGLVIDRSVLPGAHRFCDAAHVERIYDRGVVLTLDRAGVDGLPKPGESPAVLEADPDDTAPDDLGDKLRRAWDVISGRG from the coding sequence ATGAGCGATCTCGGCGCGCCCGCCTCCTACCTGACTCTGGCCGACGGCACTGACGTCTTTTCCTCCGACGGCGAGAAGGTCGGGCGTGTCGAGCACGTCCTCGCCGACGAGGAGGTCGACATCTTCGACGGCCTCGTCATCGACCGCAGCGTGCTCCCCGGGGCCCACCGCTTCTGCGACGCCGCCCACGTCGAGCGGATCTACGATCGCGGAGTGGTCCTGACGCTGGACCGTGCCGGCGTCGACGGGCTGCCGAAGCCCGGCGAGAGCCCCGCCGTCCTCGAGGCCGATCCCGACGACACCGCCCCCGACGATCTCGGCGACAAGCTGCGCCGCGCCTGGGACGTCATCTCGGGCAGGGGCTAG
- a CDS encoding MarR family transcriptional regulator, whose amino-acid sequence MSKQFRSEAGVTPLLNEIRGIGAILRELQRRASLPRVAGGWGVLAQLDRSGPSRVSALARELHVDASVASRQLAGLEEAGYVERERDPEDGRAWLYDLTGEGTAGLARVRSTLSAELDAAVEDWDAEDVEVLVTGLARLNRDYRRVIGIGADDAATDAGETTEEVPA is encoded by the coding sequence ATGAGCAAGCAATTTCGATCCGAAGCTGGAGTCACGCCGCTCCTCAACGAGATCCGTGGGATCGGCGCGATCCTGCGTGAGCTGCAGCGCCGCGCCTCGCTCCCTCGCGTCGCCGGCGGCTGGGGAGTGCTCGCCCAACTCGATCGCTCCGGGCCCTCTCGCGTATCGGCGCTCGCGCGCGAGCTCCACGTCGACGCCTCGGTCGCGAGCCGCCAGCTCGCGGGCCTCGAGGAGGCCGGCTACGTCGAGCGCGAGCGCGACCCCGAGGACGGACGTGCCTGGCTCTATGACCTGACCGGCGAGGGCACCGCCGGGCTCGCCCGCGTGCGCTCGACGCTCTCGGCGGAGCTCGACGCCGCGGTAGAGGACTGGGACGCCGAGGACGTCGAGGTCCTGGTCACCGGACTCGCGCGGCTCAACCGCGACTACCGCCGCGTGATCGGCATCGGCGCCGACGACGCCGCGACCGACGCCGGCGAGACCACCGAGGAGGTGCCCGCGTGA